A single region of the Enterobacteriaceae endosymbiont of Donacia cinerea genome encodes:
- the minC gene encoding septum site-determining protein MinC, whose protein sequence is MLTKVIKFKKNNFSFYVIYLYNSEPELIFNEIKKKINHSPIFFKNMSVIINIYYIKNEINWKKVYNAIIATGINIIGVSGCNNKNIIKNINSTGLPILFTNNKNNKKINNIDINNQKNNTNNIVPKSIIKIIKEKSSLSSNKNINFNKSKIIFNPIRSGQQIYAYNSDLIIINNVSTGAELIADGNIHVYGFMRGKALSGANGDKNCQIFCNQLFAEMLSIAGEYLLQDQIPNKFLGKSSRIYLKNKVLTIKLCN, encoded by the coding sequence ATGTTAACAAAAGTAATTAAATTTAAAAAAAATAATTTTTCATTTTATGTAATTTATTTATATAATAGTGAACCTGAACTTATATTTAATGAAATTAAAAAAAAAATAAATCATTCTCCTATTTTTTTTAAAAATATGTCAGTTATTATTAATATTTATTATATAAAAAATGAAATAAATTGGAAAAAAGTTTATAATGCTATTATTGCTACAGGAATTAATATTATAGGAGTAAGTGGTTGTAATAATAAAAATATAATTAAAAATATAAATAGTACAGGGTTACCTATTTTATTTACAAATAATAAAAATAATAAAAAAATTAATAATATTGATATTAATAATCAAAAAAATAATACTAATAATATAGTACCAAAATCCATTATTAAAATAATAAAAGAAAAAAGTTCATTATCATCAAATAAAAATATTAATTTTAATAAAAGTAAAATTATTTTTAATCCTATTAGATCTGGACAACAAATTTATGCTTATAATAGTGATTTAATCATTATAAATAATGTTAGTACAGGAGCTGAATTAATAGCAGATGGTAATATTCATGTTTATGGTTTTATGAGAGGAAAAGCTTTATCTGGAGCTAATGGAGATAAAAATTGTCAAATTTTTTGTAATCAATTATTTGCTGAAATGTTATCTATTGCTGGTGAATATTTACTTCAAGATCAAATTCCTAATAAATTTTTAGGAAAATCATCAAGAATATATTTAAAAAATAAAGTATTAACAATAAAATTATGTAATTAA
- the rnt gene encoding ribonuclease T — protein MNNLSKLDLLSYRFRGFYPVVIDIETSGFNSKYNAILEISLITLKMHNGWLKKNETLHFHILPFKGSNISPEALAFNGININTSLRGAIAEKEALKIIFKKISQDIKINRCKKAVIVAHNASFDHSFIMEAIKRTKMERYNPFHSFVIFDTASMCGLILGQTVLAKSCHALNISFDNNQAHSALYDTNRTAKLFCKLVNKWKKKGGWPPIYS, from the coding sequence ATGAATAACTTATCAAAATTAGACTTATTATCTTATAGATTTAGAGGTTTTTATCCTGTTGTAATTGATATAGAAACTTCAGGATTTAATTCTAAATACAATGCTATATTAGAAATAAGTTTAATCACATTAAAAATGCATAATGGTTGGTTAAAAAAAAATGAAACATTACATTTTCATATCTTACCATTTAAAGGTTCAAATATTTCTCCAGAAGCATTAGCTTTTAATGGTATTAATATTAACACCTCCTTAAGAGGAGCTATAGCTGAAAAAGAAGCATTAAAAATTATTTTTAAAAAAATTTCTCAAGATATAAAAATAAATAGATGTAAAAAAGCAGTTATAGTAGCTCATAATGCTAGTTTTGATCATAGTTTTATTATGGAAGCCATTAAAAGAACAAAAATGGAAAGATATAACCCATTTCACTCTTTTGTAATATTTGATACAGCTTCAATGTGTGGCTTAATTTTAGGTCAAACTGTTTTAGCTAAATCTTGTCATGCACTTAATATATCATTTGATAATAATCAAGCACATTCAGCATTATATGATACTAATCGTACTGCTAAATTATTTTGTAAACTAGTAAATAAATGGAAAAAAAAAGGTGGATGGCCTCCTATTTATTCTTAA
- the grxD gene encoding Grx4 family monothiol glutaredoxin encodes MQIFDKIKKQINNNRVILYMKGDPKNPQCGFSDRAVKIILFYKIKFTYIDVLKNPDIRKYLPKYANWPTFPQLWVQNKLIGGYDILYTLHNNGELKNILDFKKE; translated from the coding sequence ATGCAAATTTTTGATAAAATTAAAAAACAAATTAATAATAATCGTGTAATTTTATATATGAAAGGAGATCCAAAAAATCCTCAATGTGGTTTTTCTGATAGAGCTGTTAAAATTATTTTATTTTATAAAATTAAATTTACTTATATTGATGTTTTAAAAAATCCAGATATTAGAAAATATTTACCGAAATATGCTAACTGGCCAACGTTTCCCCAATTATGGGTGCAAAATAAATTAATAGGGGGTTATGATATTTTATATACGTTACATAATAACGGTGAATTAAAAAATATTTTAGATTTTAAAAAAGAATAA
- the minD gene encoding septum site-determining protein MinD — MRIIVVTSGKGGVGKTTSSAAIATGLSRNGKKTAVIDFDIGLRNLDLIMGCERRVVYDFINVLQGEATLNQALIKDKKNKNLYILPASQTKNKDALTYKGVEIIFKNLYTMNFDFIICDSPAGIETGALTALYFADEAIITTNPEISSIRDSDRILGIISSQSKRAKYGEEPIKEYLLLTRYNPVRVDCGDMLSIDDIIEILGIKIIGVIPEDPLVLRASNQGKSIILNNNSNASLAYNDTVKRLLGEKIPLRFIKIEKKNFLQRLFWR; from the coding sequence ATGCGTATAATTGTTGTTACTTCAGGTAAAGGTGGAGTAGGTAAAACTACTTCAAGTGCTGCTATAGCTACAGGATTATCTAGAAATGGTAAAAAAACAGCTGTTATTGATTTTGATATTGGATTACGTAATCTTGATCTAATTATGGGATGTGAAAGAAGAGTTGTTTATGATTTTATTAATGTTTTACAAGGTGAAGCGACATTAAATCAGGCATTAATAAAAGATAAAAAAAATAAAAATTTATACATTTTACCTGCTTCACAAACAAAAAATAAAGATGCCTTAACTTATAAGGGGGTCGAAATAATTTTTAAAAATTTATATACCATGAATTTTGATTTTATCATTTGTGATTCACCTGCAGGAATTGAAACTGGAGCTTTAACTGCATTATATTTTGCAGATGAAGCAATTATTACTACTAATCCTGAAATTTCTTCTATTAGAGATTCTGATAGAATTTTAGGTATTATTTCTTCACAATCTAAAAGAGCTAAATATGGTGAAGAACCTATAAAAGAATATTTATTATTAACACGTTATAATCCTGTTAGGGTAGATTGTGGCGATATGTTAAGTATTGATGATATTATCGAAATTTTAGGTATTAAAATAATAGGAGTTATTCCAGAAGATCCTTTAGTTTTAAGAGCATCAAATCAAGGTAAAAGTATTATTTTAAATAATAATTCTAATGCTTCACTAGCATATAATGATACCGTAAAAC